A genomic region of Rhodobacter capsulatus SB 1003 contains the following coding sequences:
- the argH gene encoding argininosuccinate lyase, giving the protein MKNSVSSRLTERTAAEVARTIYAPPMQGFDAAALERMCALNEAHAVMLAECGLIPAEIARTLLRGIATIRAEGPGAIDLDPQFEDSYFAFENRLGQVIGKATAGWLHIGRSRNDIGATLDRMAAREVCLGLLAEMAATRRACLAAAARHKMTVMPGYTHLQPAQPITFGYYLANVARGMERDYDRLAAVYDRADACALGMAALAGTSFAIDRPRVAQMLGFSGLATPGLDAVASRDFVTEMLWAVTSAQVLFSRVAQDFYVFTTWEFGALGFPDRVAGTSSIMPQKKNMLPLEYFRAEAGRSIGALAGALSAVKGSNYSIGLDSVREGVTDAWPTFERFRATLPLLRLIFETATPDAERLLARCSANFSTATDLADGLVRDFGVSFRDAHHVVGRAVQMVIAAGGDARQLTVQVLNAAAEEEIGRSFDLAEDKLRRWMDPVQAVSARKVPGGTAPEAVEAMLQEMQGRLDADETARAARIGHLGGAARALSTRVAALID; this is encoded by the coding sequence ATGAAGAACTCCGTAAGCTCCCGCCTGACGGAACGCACCGCGGCCGAGGTGGCGCGCACGATCTATGCGCCGCCGATGCAGGGCTTCGACGCCGCCGCGCTGGAACGGATGTGCGCGCTCAACGAGGCGCATGCCGTGATGCTGGCCGAATGCGGCCTGATCCCGGCCGAGATCGCGCGCACGTTGTTGCGCGGCATCGCCACGATCCGCGCCGAGGGACCGGGGGCGATCGACCTCGATCCGCAGTTCGAAGACAGCTATTTCGCCTTCGAAAACCGGCTGGGGCAGGTGATCGGCAAGGCGACGGCGGGCTGGCTGCATATCGGGCGCAGCCGCAACGACATCGGCGCGACGCTTGACCGGATGGCCGCGCGCGAGGTCTGTCTTGGGCTGCTGGCGGAAATGGCCGCAACCCGCCGCGCCTGTCTTGCGGCGGCGGCGCGCCACAAGATGACGGTGATGCCGGGCTACACCCATCTGCAACCGGCGCAGCCGATCACCTTCGGCTATTATCTGGCCAATGTCGCGCGCGGCATGGAACGGGACTACGACCGGCTGGCTGCGGTCTATGACCGGGCCGATGCCTGCGCGTTGGGCATGGCGGCGCTGGCGGGGACCTCGTTTGCGATCGATCGGCCGCGGGTGGCGCAGATGCTCGGCTTTTCGGGGCTGGCGACGCCGGGGCTCGATGCCGTGGCCTCGCGCGATTTCGTCACCGAGATGCTTTGGGCGGTGACCAGCGCGCAGGTGCTGTTTTCGCGCGTGGCACAGGATTTCTACGTCTTCACCACCTGGGAATTCGGCGCGCTCGGCTTTCCCGACCGGGTGGCGGGCACTTCCTCGATCATGCCGCAAAAGAAGAACATGCTGCCGCTTGAATATTTCCGTGCCGAGGCCGGGCGCAGCATCGGGGCGCTGGCGGGGGCGCTTTCGGCGGTGAAAGGGTCGAACTATTCGATCGGCCTCGACAGCGTGCGCGAGGGCGTCACCGACGCCTGGCCGACTTTCGAGCGGTTCCGCGCCACGCTGCCGCTTTTGCGGCTGATCTTCGAGACCGCAACCCCCGATGCCGAACGCCTGCTGGCGCGGTGTTCCGCGAATTTCTCGACCGCGACCGACCTTGCCGATGGTCTGGTGCGCGACTTCGGCGTCTCGTTCCGCGATGCCCATCATGTCGTCGGGCGGGCGGTGCAGATGGTGATCGCCGCGGGTGGCGATGCGCGCCAGCTCACGGTGCAGGTGCTCAATGCCGCCGCCGAGGAAGAGATCGGGCGCAGCTTCGATCTGGCCGAGGACAAGCTGCGCCGCTGGATGGACCCGGTGCAGGCGGTTTCGGCCCGCAAGGTTCCGGGCGGCACCGCCCCCGAAGCGGTCGAGGCGATGCTGCAGGAGATGCAGGGCCGGCTTGATGCCGACGAGACTGCGCGCGCGGCCCGCATCGGGCATCTGGGCGGTGCCGCCAGAGCCCTTTCCACCCGGGTGGCCGCCCTGATCGACTGA